A window of Candidatus Kinetoplastibacterium crithidii (ex Angomonas deanei ATCC 30255) contains these coding sequences:
- the aceF gene encoding dihydrolipoyllysine-residue acetyltransferase produces MNEIIEFNMPSVGDSKEFRVIEVLVSIGDEVISEQGVITIESDKASMEVPAPCAGIVKSVNVKVGDKISENFHLLSIEKNNTDIVSAVPEKSNIDNISIKDVPVNSKIKSEKILVSDNNIDHISSINNRDVVKNFSYASPSIRKFARELGVEISQVHGTGKKGRITVDDVSSFVKNNLNNPSVTSGAELFNLPPWPKIDFAQFGEIDSKPLSRIQKISGSSLHRNWMMIPHVTNNDEADITDLEDFRAKINQDLSKSNIKVTMLSFLVKALVSCLKKFPDFNASLDNDKLILKKYYNIGFAVDTPNGLMVPVIHNVDNKGVIEIASEIKNLSQKAREGKLFAKEMQGGCFSISSLGGIGGVSFTPIVNAPEVAILGVSKSAFKPLWDGKQFVPRLIMPISLSYDHRVIDGAMAAHFNKYLCQIMNDFRLISL; encoded by the coding sequence ATGAATGAAATTATAGAATTTAATATGCCATCAGTTGGAGATTCAAAGGAATTTCGAGTTATAGAAGTTTTAGTTTCTATAGGAGATGAAGTTATTTCAGAACAAGGTGTTATTACTATAGAATCAGATAAAGCTTCTATGGAAGTTCCTGCTCCTTGTGCAGGTATAGTTAAATCGGTTAATGTAAAGGTTGGTGATAAAATCTCTGAGAATTTTCATTTGCTATCTATAGAAAAAAATAATACCGATATTGTTAGTGCAGTTCCAGAGAAATCAAATATAGATAATATTTCTATAAAAGATGTACCTGTTAATAGCAAGATTAAGAGCGAAAAAATATTAGTTAGTGATAATAATATTGATCATATTTCATCTATCAATAATAGGGATGTAGTAAAAAATTTTTCTTATGCCTCTCCGTCTATAAGGAAGTTTGCTAGAGAATTGGGTGTAGAAATTTCTCAAGTACATGGAACAGGTAAGAAGGGTCGTATTACTGTGGATGATGTTAGTTCTTTTGTTAAAAATAATTTAAATAATCCATCTGTAACTAGTGGCGCTGAATTATTTAATTTGCCACCTTGGCCAAAAATAGATTTTGCTCAATTTGGTGAAATTGATAGCAAGCCATTGAGTAGGATTCAGAAAATATCTGGTTCCAGTTTGCATCGTAACTGGATGATGATACCTCATGTTACTAATAATGATGAGGCTGATATTACTGATTTAGAAGATTTTAGAGCTAAAATAAATCAAGATTTATCTAAAAGCAATATAAAAGTTACTATGTTATCTTTTTTAGTTAAAGCACTAGTTTCTTGTTTAAAAAAATTTCCAGATTTTAATGCTTCTTTGGATAATGATAAACTAATACTTAAAAAATATTATAATATAGGATTTGCTGTAGATACTCCTAATGGATTAATGGTTCCTGTAATACATAATGTTGATAATAAAGGCGTTATTGAAATTGCATCGGAAATAAAAAACTTATCTCAAAAAGCTAGGGAAGGCAAATTATTTGCTAAAGAGATGCAGGGTGGATGTTTTTCTATTTCTTCTCTAGGAGGAATAGGTGGTGTTTCTTTTACTCCAATAGTTAACGCTCCAGAAGTAGCGATATTAGGTGTATCTAAATCTGCCTTTAAACCGTTGTGGGATGGTAAACAATTCGTGCCAAGATTGATTATGCCTATATCTCTTTCTTATGATCATAGAGTTATCGATGGTGCAATGGCCGCACATTTTAATAAATATTTGTGTCAAATTATGAATGATTTTCGTCTTATTTCTTTATAA
- the aceE gene encoding pyruvate dehydrogenase (acetyl-transferring), homodimeric type, translating to MMSLDSNPSNRDNDDIQEQQEWLESLEAVFNNKGSNQVSFLLKSLIEDARRLGVEIPFPLNTDYVNTIPLSSQPIHPGNLKIESRINAYVRWNAMAMVVKANCHNPDDGGSLGGHISTFASLATMIGCGYNHFWKASNGDSEGDLVYFQGHASPGMYSRAYLEGFLSEEQLDNFRQEIDGNGLPSYPHPRLMPDFWQFPTVSVGLGPIMAIYQARFLKYLHARGIADTSNRKVWVFCGDGEMDETESLGAISLASREHLDNLIFVVNCNLQRLDGPVRGNGKIIQELESIFRGSGWNVIKLICGGYWDSLLSNDKNGILRRIMQDTVDGEYQAYKANDGKFVRDNFFGKHPQLLESVSHMSDSAIWRLNRGGHDPNKVYAAFEAASKHLGQPSVILAKTIKGYGLGHFSQSKNSTHQHKKLDIDSIREFRDRFGIPIPDDKLDSLPYFKPPIDSPEMKYLHEHRQSLGGYLPRRRQKSDETFNIPSLEMFRSILEPTSSGREVSTTQAFVRILNQILRDKYIGPRLVPILADESRTFGMEGLFRQIGIYAPDGQKYTPVDKDQVMYYRETVDGQLLQEGINEAGAISSWIAAGTSYSTNNRIMIPFFVYYSMFGFQRVCDLAWAAADMKARGFLIGGTSGRTTLNGEGLQHEDGHSHILASTIPSCVSYDPAFAHELAVIIHDGLKRMIENQEDIYYYITVMNENYTQPGLIDGDEEGIIKGIYRFKSSSLKSTNHVQLLGSGAILREVLAAQELLESDWKISSDVWSVTSFNELRRDGLNVDRYNLLNPKSEQKIPYVTEKLLLSEGPIIASTDYMKSYADQIRPFIPKDREYRVLGTDGFGRSDFRFKLRNYFEVDRNFIVLGALKALADSGKISSDVPFQAIEKYKINSNKANPQDI from the coding sequence ATGATGTCTTTAGATAGTAATCCTAGTAATAGAGATAATGATGACATACAAGAACAACAAGAATGGTTAGAATCATTAGAAGCTGTTTTTAATAATAAAGGTTCGAATCAGGTTTCATTCTTATTAAAAAGCTTGATAGAAGATGCTCGTCGATTGGGTGTGGAAATACCATTTCCTTTAAATACAGATTATGTGAATACAATACCACTGTCATCGCAACCGATTCATCCTGGCAATCTAAAGATCGAGTCAAGAATTAATGCGTATGTTAGATGGAACGCTATGGCTATGGTTGTAAAGGCTAATTGTCATAATCCAGACGATGGTGGTAGTTTAGGGGGCCATATTTCTACATTTGCATCTTTGGCTACAATGATAGGTTGTGGTTATAATCATTTTTGGAAAGCCTCAAATGGTGATAGTGAAGGTGATCTAGTTTATTTTCAAGGTCATGCTTCTCCAGGTATGTATAGCCGTGCATATCTCGAAGGTTTTTTATCTGAAGAACAGTTAGATAATTTTCGTCAAGAAATCGATGGTAATGGTCTTCCGTCGTATCCTCATCCTAGATTAATGCCTGATTTCTGGCAGTTTCCAACTGTCTCTGTTGGTCTTGGTCCTATTATGGCTATTTACCAAGCAAGATTTTTAAAATACTTACATGCTAGAGGTATAGCTGATACTAGCAATAGAAAAGTGTGGGTATTTTGTGGTGATGGAGAAATGGATGAGACAGAATCTTTAGGAGCTATTTCGCTTGCTTCTAGAGAACATTTGGATAATCTAATATTTGTTGTCAATTGTAATTTGCAGAGACTAGATGGACCAGTAAGAGGTAATGGTAAGATTATACAAGAATTAGAGAGTATATTTCGTGGATCTGGATGGAATGTTATAAAACTAATATGTGGCGGTTATTGGGATTCTTTATTGTCTAATGATAAAAATGGAATACTAAGACGTATTATGCAAGATACTGTAGATGGTGAATATCAAGCATATAAAGCTAATGATGGCAAATTTGTTAGAGATAATTTTTTTGGTAAGCATCCTCAATTACTAGAGTCTGTTTCACATATGAGTGATAGCGCTATTTGGCGTTTAAATCGTGGTGGTCATGACCCAAACAAAGTTTATGCTGCTTTTGAGGCTGCAAGTAAACATCTTGGGCAGCCTAGTGTAATTTTAGCTAAAACAATCAAGGGTTATGGATTAGGACATTTTAGTCAGTCAAAAAATTCCACTCATCAACATAAAAAATTAGATATTGACTCCATCAGAGAATTTAGAGACCGTTTTGGTATACCTATACCAGATGATAAATTAGATTCTTTGCCATATTTTAAACCACCTATAGATTCTCCTGAGATGAAGTATTTGCATGAGCATAGACAGTCATTAGGTGGATATTTGCCAAGACGTCGTCAAAAGTCTGATGAGACATTTAATATTCCTTCATTAGAAATGTTCAGGTCTATTTTGGAACCGACTTCTAGCGGTAGGGAAGTCTCAACTACGCAAGCGTTTGTTAGAATTCTAAATCAAATATTGAGAGATAAGTATATTGGTCCTAGATTAGTACCAATATTAGCTGATGAGTCTAGAACTTTTGGTATGGAAGGGTTATTTAGACAGATAGGTATATATGCTCCTGATGGGCAAAAATATACTCCTGTTGATAAAGATCAAGTCATGTACTATCGTGAGACTGTTGACGGTCAATTATTACAAGAAGGTATCAATGAAGCTGGTGCAATTAGTTCATGGATTGCTGCTGGTACTTCTTATTCCACAAACAATAGGATTATGATACCTTTTTTTGTATATTATTCAATGTTTGGGTTTCAAAGAGTTTGTGATTTAGCATGGGCTGCAGCTGACATGAAAGCTAGGGGTTTCCTGATAGGAGGAACATCAGGGCGCACGACATTAAATGGGGAAGGATTGCAACATGAGGATGGTCATAGTCATATACTAGCTTCCACTATACCTAGTTGTGTATCTTATGACCCAGCTTTTGCTCATGAATTGGCTGTGATTATACATGATGGTCTAAAAAGAATGATAGAGAATCAAGAAGATATCTATTATTATATTACAGTTATGAATGAAAATTATACTCAGCCAGGTTTAATAGATGGTGATGAAGAGGGCATAATTAAGGGAATATATAGATTTAAATCAAGTTCTTTGAAATCTACAAATCATGTTCAATTATTAGGGTCTGGTGCTATATTGAGGGAGGTTCTTGCTGCACAGGAATTGTTGGAGTCTGATTGGAAAATATCTTCTGATGTTTGGAGCGTAACAAGTTTTAATGAGCTACGTCGTGATGGTTTAAATGTAGATCGTTATAATTTATTGAATCCAAAAAGTGAACAGAAGATTCCTTATGTAACTGAAAAATTATTATTGTCTGAAGGACCAATCATAGCTTCTACTGATTATATGAAATCTTACGCAGATCAAATAAGACCTTTTATTCCAAAAGATAGAGAATATCGTGTTTTAGGTACAGATGGATTTGGAAGGTCAGATTTTAGATTTAAATTGCGTAATTATTTTGAAGTAGATCGTAACTTCATAGTATTAGGAGCTTTAAAAGCTTTGGCTGATTCTGGTAAGATTTCTTCAGATGTGCCTTTCCAAGCTATTGAAAAGTATAAGATTAATTCAAATAAGGCTAATCCTCAGGATATATAG
- the folD gene encoding bifunctional methylenetetrahydrofolate dehydrogenase/methenyltetrahydrofolate cyclohydrolase FolD, protein MNTKIIDGLKLSKEIRSNLKIRVDNLCSKNIVPGLAVILVGDNSASQVYVRNKIKACENTGILSIEKKYPENVNETELLKTIEELNKNSKIHGILVQLPLPSHINTYKVIKTIDPKKDVDGFHVINAGLLMIGKPMFLPCTPYGIMKLLESEKINIKGSETVVIGASNIVGKPIAMMLLQKGATVTICNSKTKDLSSHTKKADILIVATGKPNIVEGSMIKTGAILIDVGINRNENNKICGDINFDSTIGIASAITPVPGGVGPMTIAMLLTNTVEAAEKTIV, encoded by the coding sequence ATGAATACAAAGATTATAGATGGACTCAAACTATCAAAAGAAATACGTTCTAATTTAAAAATTAGAGTAGATAATCTGTGTTCAAAAAACATAGTTCCTGGATTAGCTGTAATACTTGTTGGAGATAATTCAGCATCTCAGGTATATGTAAGAAATAAAATTAAAGCATGTGAAAATACTGGCATTCTGTCTATTGAAAAAAAATATCCTGAAAACGTAAATGAAACAGAGCTTTTAAAAACAATTGAAGAATTGAATAAAAATAGCAAAATTCATGGTATTTTAGTTCAGTTACCTCTACCTTCACACATAAACACCTACAAAGTTATCAAAACTATAGATCCTAAAAAAGATGTTGATGGATTTCATGTAATAAATGCAGGTTTATTAATGATAGGTAAACCTATGTTTTTACCATGTACCCCTTATGGAATAATGAAACTATTAGAATCAGAAAAAATAAACATAAAAGGTTCAGAAACAGTAGTTATAGGAGCTAGCAATATAGTAGGAAAACCAATTGCCATGATGTTATTACAAAAAGGTGCAACTGTAACAATATGTAATTCCAAAACCAAAGATTTATCATCACATACAAAAAAAGCAGACATCCTTATAGTAGCTACAGGCAAACCTAATATAGTAGAAGGATCTATGATCAAAACAGGTGCTATATTAATAGATGTGGGTATTAATAGAAATGAAAACAATAAAATTTGCGGTGATATAAATTTTGATTCAACGATAGGAATTGCAAGTGCTATTACTCCAGTTCCTGGTGGAGTAGGACCTATGACAATCGCTATGCTATTAACAAATACTGTAGAGGCTGCAGAAAAAACAATAGTTTGA
- a CDS encoding MerR family transcriptional regulator, whose translation MSENLPHSIPCKKIFDIDEVSRLCNVKPHVIRYWEREFLRNRFGFKFINRRYYKHHEVLVLRKIYSLIYEKGFTINGVHSILNGMKDFKHFSSNNVVQFTGKDINKLNNEIEEIINSFLVVIDNC comes from the coding sequence ATGTCTGAAAATTTACCTCATTCGATACCTTGCAAAAAAATTTTTGACATAGATGAAGTATCTAGATTGTGTAATGTAAAACCTCATGTTATTAGATACTGGGAAAGGGAATTTCTGAGAAATAGATTTGGGTTTAAGTTCATAAATAGGAGATATTATAAACATCATGAAGTATTAGTTCTAAGAAAAATATATTCTTTAATATATGAGAAAGGATTCACTATTAATGGTGTACATAGTATCTTAAATGGTATGAAAGATTTCAAACATTTTTCTTCAAATAACGTTGTACAGTTTACTGGAAAAGATATTAATAAATTAAACAATGAAATAGAAGAAATTATAAATTCTTTTCTTGTGGTAATTGATAATTGTTAA
- a CDS encoding integration host factor subunit alpha, which produces MSNSNTFTKSELIDLVFERVGLNRSISKNIVDSFFEEIRSSLANGKEVKLSGFGNFSLLDKEQRPGRNPKTGIPTVISARRVVTFRPSKILKRNINI; this is translated from the coding sequence ATGAGTAATTCTAATACATTTACTAAATCAGAGTTAATTGATTTAGTTTTCGAAAGAGTTGGTTTAAATAGGTCAATCTCTAAAAATATTGTAGACTCTTTTTTCGAAGAAATTCGTAGTTCGTTAGCTAATGGTAAAGAGGTTAAATTGTCTGGTTTTGGTAATTTTAGTTTGCTAGATAAAGAACAAAGACCAGGTAGAAATCCCAAAACTGGAATTCCTACTGTTATTTCTGCTCGTAGAGTTGTAACATTTCGTCCAAGTAAAATATTAAAAAGGAATATAAATATATAA